Genomic segment of Arthrobacter antioxidans:
GGGGTCGGCCACCCAGAACAACGGGAAGCTCGTCGCCGCCCTCGAAGCGGCGCGCACCGAGATCGTCCGGCTGAAGGCCGCCCTCGAGAAGGAGGGCGCGGCCCCCTTCAGCTTCGCCACCGTGATGCAGGTGAACCCGAAGCGCCCGTCCGAGCCGGGCACGACCACCGAGGCCACGGTGCAGGACACAGCGGACATCCTGCAGTCGGGCCGCAAACTGCGGGTCACCGTCAGCCCGCTCATCAACGTGCGCCAGCTCGCTCCCGGCCAGGAAGTGCTGCTCAACGAGTCCCTGACCATCGTCGCGGCGCTCGGCTTCGAACGCGCCGGGGAGATCGTCACGGTCAAGGAGCTCATGGGCACCGACCGCGCACTCGTGGTGGGGCGCACGGACGACGAACGCGTCATCAAGCTCAGTGGGCCCCTGCGGGCCGAGAGGATCCGCGTGGGCGACGCCCTCGCCGTCGACACGAAGTCCGGCTACGGACTGGAGAAGGTACCGCGCAGCGAGGTGGAGAACCTCGTGCTCGAGGAGGTCCCCGACATCGCGTACGGCGACATCGGCGGGCTGGGCCCGCAGATCGAACAGATCCGCGACGCCGTCGAGCTTCCCTTCCTGCACCCCGACCTGTATCGCGAGCACGGGCTCAAGCCACCCAAGGGCATCCTCCTGTACGGGCCGCCGGGCTGCGGCAAGACCCTGATCGCGAAGGCGGTCGCCAACTCGCTGGCCGCCCGCGCCGCCGAACGCGCCGGCGTCGAGCAGATCCGCAGCTACTTCCTGAACATCAAGGGCCCCGAGCTGCTGGACAAGTACGTGGGCGAGACCGAGCGCCACATCCGGCTCATTTTCGCCCGCGCACGGGAGAAGGCCTCGGACGGCAGCCCCGTCGTCGTGTTCTTCGACGAGATGGACTCCCTGTTCCGCACCCGCGGAACCGGGGTGTCCTCCGACGTCGAGACGACGATCGTGCCGCAGCTGCTCAGTGAGATCGACGGTGTCGAGAAGCTCGAGAACGTGATCGTCATCGGCGCCTCCAACCGCGAGGACATGATCGACCCCGCCATCCTGCGGCCGGGGCGGCTGGATGTGAAGATCAAGATCCAGAGGCCCGACGCCGAGGGCGCCGCCGAGATCTTCGCGAAGTACATCACGGCGGACCTGCCGCTGCACGCGGACGACCTCGCCGAGAACGGCGACGACCCGCAGACCACCATCGCCGAGATGATCCGGCGGACGGTCGAACAGATGTACTCGACGGACAAGTCCAACGAGTACCTCGAGGTGACCTACGCCAACGGCGACACCGAGATGCTGTACTTCAAGGACTTCAACTCCGGCGCGGTCATCCAGAACGTCGTGGACCGTGCGAAGAAGTACGCCATCAAGGACCTCCTCCTCGACGGGAGCAAGGGCCTGCGCATCGAGCACCTGATGCGCGCCGTGGTGGACGAGTTCCGCGAGCACGAGGACATGCCCAACACCACGAACCCCGACGACTGGGCTCGCATCTCCGGTAAGAAGGGCGAGCGCATCACGTACATCCGCACCATCGTGCAGGGCAAGGCCGGCCAGGAACCGGGCAAGTCGATCGAGACGACGGCGAACACGGGCCAGTATCTGTGATCGTCACGGGTGGACGGCGGACGACGCGGCCGGGGGACCTGCCGGCCATCGGTGACGGGATCTCCGTCCACCGTGTCATGGGGACGGAGACCGAGTACGGCATCATCGCTCCCGCCCTGCCGTCGGCGAATCCCACCCTGCTGTCCTCGCAGGTGGTCAACGCCTACGCCGCTACCCTGCGCGACGGGCTCGGCAACCTCGCGGGCACCCGCTGGGACTACACGGACGAGACTCCGCTGACCGACGCGCGCGGTTTCAGGATGGACCGCGGCAGCGCCCATCCGAGCCAGCTGACGGACGAGCCCGTGGAGCTCACCGCCGAGCAGATCGCGCTCGAGCGCGGGGAGCCCGCGGAGGCCGCCGTGCTCATGAACCTCGTGCTTAACAACGGCGCCCGGCTCTACGTGGACCACGCCCATCCGGAGTACTCCTCGCCCGAGGTCACCAACCCCCTCGACGCCGTGCTCTGGGACCGCGCCGGGGATCACGTGGCCGTCGCGGCGATGGACCGCATCAGGACCACGCCGGGCTTCTCGCCCGTGATCCTCTACAAGAACAACACGGACAACAAGAGCGTCTCCTACGGCTCCCACGAGAACTACCTCGTCCCCCGGAGCGTGCCCTTCTCCAAGCTGGCTGAGGCACTCATCCCGTT
This window contains:
- the arc gene encoding proteasome ATPase; the encoded protein is MPESDDHAPAAGSHEPASPLVDNSAAQRQLNVLRDKLRHIDRQLGSATQNNGKLVAALEAARTEIVRLKAALEKEGAAPFSFATVMQVNPKRPSEPGTTTEATVQDTADILQSGRKLRVTVSPLINVRQLAPGQEVLLNESLTIVAALGFERAGEIVTVKELMGTDRALVVGRTDDERVIKLSGPLRAERIRVGDALAVDTKSGYGLEKVPRSEVENLVLEEVPDIAYGDIGGLGPQIEQIRDAVELPFLHPDLYREHGLKPPKGILLYGPPGCGKTLIAKAVANSLAARAAERAGVEQIRSYFLNIKGPELLDKYVGETERHIRLIFARAREKASDGSPVVVFFDEMDSLFRTRGTGVSSDVETTIVPQLLSEIDGVEKLENVIVIGASNREDMIDPAILRPGRLDVKIKIQRPDAEGAAEIFAKYITADLPLHADDLAENGDDPQTTIAEMIRRTVEQMYSTDKSNEYLEVTYANGDTEMLYFKDFNSGAVIQNVVDRAKKYAIKDLLLDGSKGLRIEHLMRAVVDEFREHEDMPNTTNPDDWARISGKKGERITYIRTIVQGKAGQEPGKSIETTANTGQYL